A genomic stretch from Mya arenaria isolate MELC-2E11 chromosome 10, ASM2691426v1 includes:
- the LOC128205123 gene encoding uncharacterized protein LOC128205123 has translation MANVSLTFLTFAVFACVLVAVLAEVCTVNSDCMATSCLSGSTLICQHPDEGGVTTNGGFCTCSGGGDTSCGGNRTLCFGNLAPNLQCPDSDRHCYDGVCICSRFPIGRR, from the exons ATGGCTAACGTTTCTCTGACATTTCTTACATTCGCTGTGTTCGCCTGTGTCCTCGTGGCAG tCCTTGCCGAAGTATGCACGGTAAATAGTGACTGTATGGCAACATCTTGCCTGTCTGGATCCACCTTGATTTGCCAGCATCCGGATGAAGGTGGAGTCACCACTAATGGAGGGTTCTGCACGTGCTCAGGTGGAGGAGATACAA GTTGTGGTGGCAACCGAACTTTGTGCTTTGGAAACCTAGCTCCGAATCTCCAATGTCCGGACAGCGACAGGCACTGTTACGATGGAGTGTGCATCTGTTCCCGATTTCCAATTGGCAGAAGATGA